In Flavobacterium lacustre, a genomic segment contains:
- a CDS encoding DMT family transporter, translating to MRNDNLKSYLNLHLIVFIWGFTAILGALITITADALVWYRMLFAGFFLAIFIVFKKKSFQIPVRSLLKLVFVGLLIALHWIFFFKAIHVSNVSITLSVFSLGAFFASLLEPIFYGRKVLWYEVFFGLIIIAGLALIMQVEINYLDGMLYALTSIILGVLFTLMNGKLIERHDPSVISFYEFLAGFVFITFYFLFQQKFSFDFFVLTVNNWVLILILASVCTAYAFTASVKVMQKLSPYTVMLTTNLEPVYGIILAYFILGGKEKMSKEFYIGALIIVITVILNGVIKHYQKDKE from the coding sequence ATGCGAAACGATAATTTAAAGAGTTACTTAAATCTTCATTTAATAGTATTTATTTGGGGTTTTACTGCTATTTTGGGAGCTTTGATCACAATCACTGCAGATGCTTTGGTATGGTATCGAATGCTTTTTGCCGGTTTTTTTCTGGCTATTTTTATTGTTTTCAAAAAAAAATCCTTCCAGATTCCGGTACGCTCATTATTGAAATTAGTGTTTGTCGGCTTGCTGATTGCCCTACATTGGATCTTTTTCTTTAAAGCCATTCATGTTTCGAATGTATCCATTACACTATCGGTTTTTTCATTGGGAGCTTTTTTTGCCTCTTTGTTGGAACCTATTTTTTATGGCAGAAAAGTGCTTTGGTATGAAGTTTTCTTCGGATTAATTATTATTGCAGGATTGGCACTCATTATGCAAGTCGAAATTAATTATTTGGATGGGATGCTTTATGCTTTAACTTCTATTATTTTAGGCGTTTTATTCACGTTAATGAACGGTAAATTAATCGAGCGTCATGATCCGTCGGTAATTTCTTTTTATGAATTTTTAGCCGGTTTTGTTTTTATAACTTTCTACTTTTTGTTCCAACAAAAATTCTCCTTTGATTTTTTTGTTTTAACCGTAAATAATTGGGTATTGATTTTGATATTAGCTTCTGTTTGTACCGCTTATGCATTTACCGCTTCTGTGAAAGTCATGCAGAAATTATCACCATATACGGTTATGTTAACGACAAATTTAGAGCCGGTTTATGGGATTATTTTAGCTTATTTTATCCTTGGTGGAAAAGAAAAAATGAGTAAAGAATTTTATATTGGAGCCCTGATAATTGTAATTACTGTAATTCTCAATGGCGTTATTAAACATTACCAAAAAGACAAAGAGTAA